TAATAAAGGAGGCATTAGAATTGGAAGAAGATATTGCATTGTCCTTACTTGCTGAGAAAAGGGAACGAACCTTTGATAGAGCAAAAGCATTGAAACATAATGAGGTCTGGTAGTCTTGCCTTTTGAGCTTAGATATCATCCTGATGTTAAGACAGTTGATATGCCATTGCTCAATGAGAGGCTTAAAAAACGTATTAAAAATGCTATAGAATCTCGTCTTATGACTGCTCCTCATCAATACGGTGAGCCCTTAAGAAAGACCCTTAAAGGGTATTGGAAATTAAGGGTTGGGGATTACAGGGTAGTATTTAAAATAGTAAATAATGAAGTATGGATACTCGGTATTATCCATAGAAAACATGTGTATGAAATGATGGAGAAAAGGGTATCAAAAGGATAGCTTATGCCAGATATTAAATCCAATGAAAGAGAATTCATGAGCCAGGTAATATCCTGGCTGAATGAGTTTAACACCGAGGTAGTTTTTTACATGGCAAGGTAAAATGTTATAATTCAAGCTAAGTATGGCAAAAGGTGCTCATAAATATAAAACAC
Above is a genomic segment from Nitrospirota bacterium containing:
- a CDS encoding ribbon-helix-helix protein, CopG family; translation: MPTKNPRINVVLEKPLYKSVQHLAEKEGVSLSLKVRDLIKEALELEEDIALSLLAEKRERTFDRAKALKHNEVW
- a CDS encoding type II toxin-antitoxin system RelE/ParE family toxin, with protein sequence MPFELRYHPDVKTVDMPLLNERLKKRIKNAIESRLMTAPHQYGEPLRKTLKGYWKLRVGDYRVVFKIVNNEVWILGIIHRKHVYEMMEKRVSKG